CGGCGCCAGCAGCAGCGGCCCCTGGGGCTCGACCTCGTCGCTCTCGCCCAGAAGCTGACGGCGGATCTTGCGCAGGGAGGTGGTCTGCCAGGCACGGGGAGCCGGGGAGCTCTCGGCGCCGGAGTCTGCGGAGGCCTCCTGGAAGCGGTCGTAAGCGCGCCCCGCCTCGTCGGTATCGAGGTTCACTGAGGCGGTGAGCTGGAGGGGTAGCGCCATCCAGCCCAGGGCCGTAATGCCTGTTACCCACTCGTGGGTCGGCCCTTCCAGCGGCAGCCGTGGAGCCGCCGGTGCCAGCGAGCCTCGCAGCTCCTCGGGCAATTGCTGCAAGTAGAACTGTCGGGCCTCCAGGTCGTAGCCGCCGGAGACCAGGATCACCAGCTTGCGTCCGGCGGCGCCGGAGCTCCGGCCGGCGAGCCAGGAGAGCATCCAATCCTGCTGGCGCTGGACCAGGCTCACCTCTTCTCCCACCGCCTGGGCGATGAGCTCCGCCAGCGCGTCGTCCCCGCCGGGATCCAGATCCCGACGCTGGCGCAGGTGGGTCAGCCGTTGGAAGGTGCGCCGGCGCAGGGAACGGAGGGCGTCGCCGTCTCCGGCTCCCAGGGCGATCTGCGACAATGCCGCATCCACCGCCGCCGGGTCGCGGGTGGGAGGCAGCACCGGTCGCGGCTCGGGAGCGGCGCGCACCACCTCCACGGTGCCGAGGGCGGTGAGGGCGTCGGCGTGCTCCGCCAGCGCCACTCCGGCGCGGCGCAGCTCGTCGTCGCTGGCCATCACGCTGTCCAGGTACAGGACGATGTGCCAAGGCTCGAGCTCCGCGCCGACGCGTACCGCCTCCACCGGCTTCGAGTCGCCGGCGATGGAGAGGGCGAAATCTCCTTCGGCGAGGTCCGGGGGCACGTCGCCGGCGGCGGATAGCCGCACCGGGATGCGCAGGGTTGCCGGCGGTGGGCTCCCTGCCCCCAGGGTCGTGGATGCCAAGGGAGCGGCATCGGGTTCTGGAGTGACTACCGACGCCTCGGTCTGCTCCAGGGGCGCCGCCTCGGGGGGCGGATCCGGAACCGCCGGCTGAGCTCCCAGGCTTCCGGCGAGGGCGAGACAGAGGAGAATGGACGACAGGATGGTCTTGGTTTTCATCGCGCACATATCGGGATCTGCAACCGGATGGGAGGTGAATTCCTTCCCGGAGGCGGCTCCGAGTTGGGGTTCGAAGGGAAGAATCAGGCCTCGGTGTCGGGTTCGCTCTCGGCCCGGCGAGCCTCGCCCCGGTGAGCGCCCGCCCGGCGGATGGAGCGGGCCAGACGGTTCTGCTCCCACAGCTCTTCCCGGGCCTCTTCGTCGAGCCGCTGGCTGACGGTCTCCAGGAGCTCCAGGGCCTGCTCCAGATGGTTCCCCGGCACCCGTGCCCGATGCAGCAAGAGGTGAGCCTCTGCCCGCACCAGGATCGGAGCGCGGTCGGTGATCTCGGTCTGTTGGGGCGAGCCGCCCAGGAGCAGGTCGAGATAGATCTGGGGAAGCGGGCCCAGGCGCTCCAGGCGGAAGTCGCGGCTCAGCTGGGCTGCCTCTTCCAGCATGGTCTGGGCGCGCAGCGAGTCGCGTTGCTCGTAGAGCAGCCGGCCGAGGGCGAAGGAGGTTTGGGCCAGCGTGCGGGTGTTGCCCAAGTTGTGCTGGAGCTCCAACGCCTGCTCGAAGCAGCTCTCCGCCGGCACCGGATCGTGTCGAGCCCGATGAAGCTCCCCCAGCCCCAGCAGGGCCAGGCTCTCCAGGTGGCTCATGCCGCGCCCGCGGCAGCTCTTGAGACAGGCTCGAAGATGCTGCTCGGCGAGCTCCAGGCGGCCGCAGTCGAGGTGTAGCAACGCCAGTCCGTAGAGCCCTCGCAGTGCGCCGCGGCTGAAGCCGATGGCTCGGGCGACGCGGATACTGTGCTCGAATTGTTGTTGGGCTTCGGTGACGATGCCCAGAGCGTGCAGCGCGGACCCCACCAGGGTCGCGGTACGCGCCTCGTCCCGTCGATCCTCGATCTGCTGGAAGATCTCCGCCGCCGCCTCCAGATGTTTGAGAGCCTGGTCATAGGCTCCCCGGCCGAGGTGAGCGTGGCCGAGGGTGAAGCGCGCACGACCCTCCGCCTGGGGCATGGACAGCTGGTCGGCCAGCCGCAGCAGCTCTTCCCCCGTCACCAGGGCTGCGGAGAGGTCCCCCATCTCCACCAAGACCGTGCCCAAGGCGGCGAGAATCTCCGTCGCCAGCTCGTCGCCTCGCCGGTCCTTCGGGGTCTCTCCCTGGATTCGCTGCCGAGCCCGCTCGAGAACTTCGCGGGCGCTGGTGTAATCCTCCTGGGCGGCGCGGTAACGAGCCAGAGCGAGCTCGGCGGACGCGAGTCGTAGCGGATCCGCCAGAGCGCGGGCGGTGGCCACCGCATCCTCGGCGGCGGCCCGCTGTTCCTGCCGCTGACCCCGCATCTCCAAACACTCCAACTGACGCAGTCGGATGTCGCAGCGCAGGACCAGGTCCGGTCCGTCGAGGACCTTCAGGGCCTCTTCGGCAAGCTCCAGCAGAGCGTCGTTCTGATATCGCACGGAGAGATGATGGAGGGCCGGCAGCACTGTGCGCAGCGCCCGGCGCGGGGCTCCGCCGCGCAGATAGTGATGGCTCAGGAAGAAGGCATCTTTGCCGGCCAGCTGTTCCAGCCTCTCGGCGTCCAGCTCTGCGCTCTCCGGTTCTTCTACATCCGAGGCTTCTCTGTCCGAGGCTTCTCCATCCGGCGGATCGCTGTGCGGTCTCTGGGCTGCCCGCACCTGGCTCGATGGCTCCTGGCCGACCTCCTGAAGCTTCTCCTCGTAGGCCTCTGCCAGCCGCCGGTGCAGCTCTTGCCGGCGCCGGGGGGATAGGCCGTTGTAGACCACGTCCTGCAGATGGTGGTGATCGAAGATGAACTCCGGTCCCGATGAGTGGATCACTCCGCTGTGAGCCTCCAAGGCGGCGAGACGGGCCAGAACCTCGAGCCGCTTGACCCCCAGCACCCGAGCGCAGAGGTCCGGATCGAAGGAGAAGCCCTGGACCGCGCCGGCATTCAACAGCTCCTGATCCTGACCGTCGATCTCCTCCAGACGGGTGAGCAGCAGCTCGCGCACCGAGCTGGGGATGGTGATCCGGCTGGGGTCGATGGCGAAGTCGCCCTCTGCACTGTCGTCGCTCTGTTCCCGCAGCTCCCGCACCATCTCGATGATGAAGAAGGGGTTGCCGTCGGAACGGGAGGCGAGCTCTCGGCCGATGGTCTCGGCGGCGGCCTCCGAGTCGAGCAATCCCCGGAGCATCTCTTGCACCTGGCGTCGGGATAGCCTCCGCAGCGGTAGATGGTGCACGTGATCGAGACGTTGGAGCGAGCCCAGCTCCTCCTCCACTTCTCCCGGCTGCACGGTGCCGATGAGCAACATGGGTAGCTCGGCGGCCTGATGGGCCAAGGTGGCGAAGAGGGTCAGTCCTTCGGCGCTGCCGTGGTGTAGATCGTCGACGACCCAGATCAAGGTGCGGTCCGCCGCCAGCACGCTGGTCAGGTAGATGAAGACCGCCTGCACCGCATCGCTGTTGAGGGGGGTGGCGCCGGGGGGCAGGTTGGCGCCGGTGAGCAAGGCCACGAACCCCGGCACCATGCGCGGCGTCGCCGCCAGGAGGGGGGTGAGCTTGCGTTCCAGGTTGTGATCGCCGAAATGGTCCAGCACCGCGCGACTCATGGGGCCCGGGGCGGCGCCCAAAGTGCCCGGTGCTCCGGAGCCGTAGAGCAGGTGGAAGCTGTCGTCCTTGGCCACAATCTGGCGCACCAGCTCGTCCACCAGGCGTGTTTTGCCCACGCCCGCCTCGCCCTCGATCACCAACACCTGGCCGCGTCCGGCCCGGGCCTCGCGATAGAGGGCTCGCAGGGTCTGCATTTCTCGAAAGCGGCCGATGAATGCGGTTTCACGACTCAAACGGGCCTGGCGCAGGGCGCGCTCCGGCCGATCCAGCGTCAAGTCCTGTTGCTGCCGGCCCCACCACGTGGAGGCTTCGCCCTGCTCGAGCACCGTGATGACGTCGAAGGCGGAGGCCATGCGGTCCTCCGGGTGCTTGGCCATCAGGCAGGCGATGAGCTCTTCGAGCCAGGGGCTAATCTGTGGATTCAGGTCTCCGGCCTTGGGCGGCGTGTGGTTGAGCTGCCGCTGCATGGTTTCCTGGGCGCTGTCGGACTCGAAGGGATGGATCGACGTGGCGGCCTCGTAGAGCAGGATGCCGACGGAGTACAGATCCGCCGCCGGCCCGACCTCTTCCCCCCGCACTTGCTCCGGCGAGGCGTAGAGCAGGGTACCGACGAAGTACCCTTCCCGGGTCAGCCGCGGGCTGTTCTCGATCAGGAACGCCACCCCCAGATCCATCAGCTTGACCTGATAGTCGGGGGTGATGAGGATGTTGCCCGGTTTGAGGTCCCGGTGCGCGGCGCCGACCTCGTGAATCGCTTGCAGGCCCTCGGCGATCTGGTGCGCCATGTCCACCAACAAGGCCTCGGTGAACGGCCCCAGCTCGCGCATCAGCTCGCGGAGAGTGCGTCCTTCGACGTACTCCATCACCAGATAGTGGAATTGCCCGTCTTCGCTGCGGTCGATGTCGTAGGTGCGAACCACCGACGGGTGATTCAGCTGCCGCCCCAGCTCCGCTTCCCGGAGGAAGCGTCGCAGAACGGTCTTCGATTCCAGGCAGTGGGGATCCAGAACCTTGACCGCTACCCGCGTACCCTTGGGGCCGTACGGGCGATCCTCTTCCAGCTCCGCGAGGTACACCGTGCCCGCACCTCCGGACCCCAACGGCCAGAGCAGCCGGCAAGGGCCGAGGGGGTTCGGTACTCGCTCCGAGCCTTCCATCTCAACGGTCATGGATTGAATTTCGGCCGGCGTGCCGCGGAAGGGCCCTTCGGTGCGACGGCGAATGCTCGGGGATTCGAAGAGCGGTGGGGAGGGCGGTGAAACCCCGAGCCGGTCCTGCCGGGATCGTCGACTGCAGGGATGCTACCACGCGGCCCAGGGCTATTCGGTGCGTTCCGGGCTCGGCGTCGGCTCTTGTAGCACCGGTTCCTGAGCCAGGTAGATGAGCTGGGTGTTGGAGTCCACGGTCAGCTGGTCCGAGGGGTTGAGCTGCTCCTGACCGCTGTGGCTGTCGCGCACTCCGATGAGCAGAACGCCGAAGCGGTCCTTGAGCTCTCGGCTCAGCTCGCCGAAGGTGGTGGGGGTGGAGCAATCTTCGGGCAGGTCGCCGACAAAGATGCTGTGGGCTCCCACCAGGGCCACCCGGCCCAGGATGGCGGCGGTGCCGGGCATGGTCACCGCGTGGGTGAGCAGAGAGAAGCCCAGGCGGTTGCTCTCGATGACCTCGTCGGCGCCGGCGGTGCGGGCGTGCTCCACATTCTCGGCGTCGAGAACCTCCGCCACCATGTAGAGCGGCCTCGTGCGCTGCTGGTTGAGGGGCTGGCGCCGCAGGTAGGAGCGAATGGTGAAGGCGGTGAGGATGGTCGACGCGTCGGCCTGCTGCGGTGCCAGGCTGCGGCGGCCCACCAAGATCACCGCCGCCGCGTGGGTCAGGCGAACCTTGTCCAGCTCGCTCTCCTTGGTCGGGTCGCCGGAGACCCAGATGAAGCTCGGTGGCACATCCTCCGGACGGTCCCCGGGGGCAAAGATCATCACCGGGTTCTCCTCCGGATCGATCTCCGCCTGCACCGAGTCCAGGAGCAGCCGCGCTCCAGGGTCGTAGCCGCAGATCACCACGTGGTCGATGTAGCCACCCATACGGAATTGCTCCTCGCGAATATTCATCACCGTGTTCACCAGCGTCCGGCCGACGATGCCGGCGAAGAGGGCCAGGATGAACATACCGGTGACCATCAGCGCACCGCCTACCACCCGGCCCAGGGCCGAGCTGGGGCTGATGTCGCCGAAGCCGACGGTGGTCAGGGTGACCAGAGCCCACCAGATCCCGTCGGCGATGCTGTTGATGTTGTCGTTGCTGCGCCCCTCGATGAGAAAGATGCTGACGCCCCCCAAGGTCACGGAAGAACCCAGGATGGTGAGGGCGAAGCTGTAGAGCAGGGCGTTGTCGCGGAAGGCCCGGGCCAGGGATTGGAACGGGTTGTGGTAGCGGAAAAGGTGTGCTGTGCGCACCAGCCGCAGCAGTCGCAGGGCCCGTAGGCCGCGCAAGGCCGGAATCACCGCCAGCACGGTGACGACGTCGATGAGAATCAGCGGTTGTAGGCAAAAACGCAGCCGATCCACCACGTGGGAGCGCAGCCGCTGCCAGCGGTTGAGCTGAAAAAGGTCCAGGCTGGGAGGGCGATAGGAGAGCACCCGCAGAGTGAGCTCGGCGGCGAAAAGCCAAAGCACCGCCGTGTCGAGGAGGCGCACCTCCCGGCCCCAGCCCGAGGCTTCCAGCAGGAGCAGCAGCACCGAGAAGCCAATGAGCCCCCAAACCACCCCCTGCACCCACCGGTACACGGCGGTGTGGGGGCGGTGGAAAGCGTCGTGGACCAGGTCGAAGAGTCTGCGCATCGAATCCGCCGTCGAGTCGAACGGCTATTGAGTCATGCACTGCGCTTCCCGGCCGGGACGACGGGCCCCGGCAGGGAAGCCAGCGTCACCTAGCGAGGCGCCATGCGTAGCGCGCCGTCGAGGCGGATGACCTCACCGTTGAGCATCGGGTTGCGCACGATGTGCTCCACCAGTGCACCGTACTCCGCCGGCTGACCCAGGCGGGACGGGAAGGGGATCTGCTCGCCGAGGGATTGGCGGGCGGCCTCCGGCAGGCCCGCCAGCAGCGGGGTGTCGAAGAGCCCCGGCGCGATGGTCACCACGCGAATGCCGTGGCGCGCCAGCTCCCGAGCCGCCGGGAGTGTCAGGCCGATGACCCCGGCCTTGGAGGACGCATACGCCACCTGGCCGATCTGCCCTTCGTATCCGGCGATGGAAGCGGTGTTGACGATCACTCCCCGCTCACCCTCGTCGTTGGGCTCGTTCTGCGCCAGTGCCTCGGCGGCCAGCCGCATGACATTGAATGTGCCGATGAGGTTGATGCGGATCACCTTCTCGTATTGCTCCAGCGGCAGCGGTCCGTTCTTGCCCAGCACCTTTCCGGGATCGCCAACCCCGGCACAGCTCACCGCACCGTGGATGCCGCCGAAGGCTTCCTGGGCTACCCCGATGGCGGCCCGCACCGCCGCCTCGTCGGTGACGTCGGTCTTGGCGAACTGCGCCGCCTCCCCCAGATCCGCCGCCACCGCCTCGCCGGCTTCAGCGTTGACGTCGAGCAACACCACCTTCCCCCCTTCCGCCACCAACCGCCGCGCCGTCGCCTCCCCCAATCCCGATCCACCCCCGGTAACCAAGAACGCCTGACCCTGAATCTCCATCTCGTCCCATCCTCCTCAAAGCCCCGACCCTGGTGTGGGCGGGGAAGTGTTCGTCGTGCCTAGCCTGCTGATGCTAGCAGGGGTGGAGTTCAGAGAGGTGTCGACTGTCGTTGCCCGTAGGGGTGCCGAGGCCGTTTAGCTTTGATGCCCGAAGAGCCTCAGCGTGTCGTAGGTCTAGTTCCAGATGGGACTGAGTCGCTCTGCTGAGAAGCCGGCTGACCCTACCCACACTAAGTTGAGGAGAGTCTTTATTGGGTCCAATTCTCTCACCAGCGGGAGTGCTTACGTGACGCTGGGGAGGATCTGCGCGTCATCTTCCTTTTCGTGGCTCCTCCCGAAGAAGGCTACCTGCTCCAACTGTCAAAATACTCTTTTCAGTGTGGATGCTGTAGTTGTCGACATCGTCTTCCAGATTGGTCTCGACCGCAAAAGCCTCGAAGCGAAGGCCCTCCTCAAAATCAATCAGCAGATCATATCCAGGAGCAAGAGCCTTCGCGTCGGCTACTCGGCACCCGATTAGTTTGCCTAAAGACTTTAGCATTGCCATGCCTTGGCGATTGTCATTGGCGGAGCCACCCAGAACCTGCGTCCGAGAGTCAACTCTCCACGCGCACTCCACAAGAATAGAGATCTCACCCTCGAAAGTTCTCTGGTCTTCAGTAAGAGAGGGATTACGAAGCGGTCGCGCACGTCTTATCTTTCTCCCAAAGTCCAAAGCTACGACTGA
This DNA window, taken from Acidobacteriota bacterium, encodes the following:
- a CDS encoding 3-hydroxyacyl-CoA dehydrogenase, with the translated sequence MEIQGQAFLVTGGGSGLGEATARRLVAEGGKVVLLDVNAEAGEAVAADLGEAAQFAKTDVTDEAAVRAAIGVAQEAFGGIHGAVSCAGVGDPGKVLGKNGPLPLEQYEKVIRINLIGTFNVMRLAAEALAQNEPNDEGERGVIVNTASIAGYEGQIGQVAYASSKAGVIGLTLPAARELARHGIRVVTIAPGLFDTPLLAGLPEAARQSLGEQIPFPSRLGQPAEYGALVEHIVRNPMLNGEVIRLDGALRMAPR
- a CDS encoding ion transporter, which produces MRRLFDLVHDAFHRPHTAVYRWVQGVVWGLIGFSVLLLLLEASGWGREVRLLDTAVLWLFAAELTLRVLSYRPPSLDLFQLNRWQRLRSHVVDRLRFCLQPLILIDVVTVLAVIPALRGLRALRLLRLVRTAHLFRYHNPFQSLARAFRDNALLYSFALTILGSSVTLGGVSIFLIEGRSNDNINSIADGIWWALVTLTTVGFGDISPSSALGRVVGGALMVTGMFILALFAGIVGRTLVNTVMNIREEQFRMGGYIDHVVICGYDPGARLLLDSVQAEIDPEENPVMIFAPGDRPEDVPPSFIWVSGDPTKESELDKVRLTHAAAVILVGRRSLAPQQADASTILTAFTIRSYLRRQPLNQQRTRPLYMVAEVLDAENVEHARTAGADEVIESNRLGFSLLTHAVTMPGTAAILGRVALVGAHSIFVGDLPEDCSTPTTFGELSRELKDRFGVLLIGVRDSHSGQEQLNPSDQLTVDSNTQLIYLAQEPVLQEPTPSPERTE
- a CDS encoding protein kinase, with product MTVEMEGSERVPNPLGPCRLLWPLGSGGAGTVYLAELEEDRPYGPKGTRVAVKVLDPHCLESKTVLRRFLREAELGRQLNHPSVVRTYDIDRSEDGQFHYLVMEYVEGRTLRELMRELGPFTEALLVDMAHQIAEGLQAIHEVGAAHRDLKPGNILITPDYQVKLMDLGVAFLIENSPRLTREGYFVGTLLYASPEQVRGEEVGPAADLYSVGILLYEAATSIHPFESDSAQETMQRQLNHTPPKAGDLNPQISPWLEELIACLMAKHPEDRMASAFDVITVLEQGEASTWWGRQQQDLTLDRPERALRQARLSRETAFIGRFREMQTLRALYREARAGRGQVLVIEGEAGVGKTRLVDELVRQIVAKDDSFHLLYGSGAPGTLGAAPGPMSRAVLDHFGDHNLERKLTPLLAATPRMVPGFVALLTGANLPPGATPLNSDAVQAVFIYLTSVLAADRTLIWVVDDLHHGSAEGLTLFATLAHQAAELPMLLIGTVQPGEVEEELGSLQRLDHVHHLPLRRLSRRQVQEMLRGLLDSEAAAETIGRELASRSDGNPFFIIEMVRELREQSDDSAEGDFAIDPSRITIPSSVRELLLTRLEEIDGQDQELLNAGAVQGFSFDPDLCARVLGVKRLEVLARLAALEAHSGVIHSSGPEFIFDHHHLQDVVYNGLSPRRRQELHRRLAEAYEEKLQEVGQEPSSQVRAAQRPHSDPPDGEASDREASDVEEPESAELDAERLEQLAGKDAFFLSHHYLRGGAPRRALRTVLPALHHLSVRYQNDALLELAEEALKVLDGPDLVLRCDIRLRQLECLEMRGQRQEQRAAAEDAVATARALADPLRLASAELALARYRAAQEDYTSAREVLERARQRIQGETPKDRRGDELATEILAALGTVLVEMGDLSAALVTGEELLRLADQLSMPQAEGRARFTLGHAHLGRGAYDQALKHLEAAAEIFQQIEDRRDEARTATLVGSALHALGIVTEAQQQFEHSIRVARAIGFSRGALRGLYGLALLHLDCGRLELAEQHLRACLKSCRGRGMSHLESLALLGLGELHRARHDPVPAESCFEQALELQHNLGNTRTLAQTSFALGRLLYEQRDSLRAQTMLEEAAQLSRDFRLERLGPLPQIYLDLLLGGSPQQTEITDRAPILVRAEAHLLLHRARVPGNHLEQALELLETVSQRLDEEAREELWEQNRLARSIRRAGAHRGEARRAESEPDTEA